The Arachis hypogaea cultivar Tifrunner chromosome 19, arahy.Tifrunner.gnm2.J5K5, whole genome shotgun sequence genome has a window encoding:
- the LOC112778429 gene encoding uncharacterized protein has translation MKDPGNFQIPCIIRDISIEKALCDLGASINLMSLAMMKRMRIEKAKPTRMSLQLADSTFKFPHGVVEDLLVKVGDFIFPADFIVLDMEEEANASIILGRPFLAITGAIIDVQKGELVLRLHEEKMVFNVFTTMSYPKESIGEYMMVDTMETLVQGVREEDKLEDEMKQRKPASCSELPQESIDSTIMLDKTSKEKEQAPKLELKTLPPSLKYAYLGNNDTYPVIINSTLSKEQEEELIKVLKQHKDAIG, from the coding sequence ATGAAAGATCCTGGAAACTTTCAAATCCCATGCATCATAAGAGACATTAGCATCGAGAAAGCATTGTGTGATTTGGGTGCTAGCATCAACCTTATGTCCTTGGCCATGATGAAGAGAATGAGAATTGAAAaggccaagccaacaagaatgtcACTTCAACTAGCAGACAGTACATTCAAGTTCCCCCATGGAGTAGTGGAGGACTTGTTAGTTAAGGTGGGTGACTTcatcttcccagcagattttaTAGTActtgacatggaagaagaggccaatGCATCAATCATACTAGGGAGACCATTTTTGGCAATAACTGGAGCGATAATTGATGTACAAAAGGGAGAATTAGTCCTCAGGCTTCATGAAGAAAAGATGGTGTTCAATGTTTTTACTACTATGAGCTATCCCAAAGAGTCCATTGGAGAGTATATGATGGTAGACACAATGGAGACACTGGTCCAAGGAGTTCGAGAAGAAGACAAACTTGAAGATGAAATGAAGCAAAGGAAACCAGCATCATGCAGTGAATTACCACAAGAAAGCATAGACAGTACAATCATGTTAGACAAGACAAGCAAGGAGAAAGAACAAGCACCCAAGCTGGAACTAAAAACCCTACCTCCAAGCTTGAAGTATGCTTACTTGGGGAACAATGACACTTATCCAGTAATAATCAATTCAACCTTGAGCAAGGAACAAGAGGAGGAGCTCATTAAGGTGTTgaaacaacacaaggatgccattggGTAG